The following are from one region of the Pseudorasbora parva isolate DD20220531a chromosome 12, ASM2467924v1, whole genome shotgun sequence genome:
- the hdhd3 gene encoding haloacid dehalogenase-like hydrolase domain-containing protein 3, with product MRVSVRWVLWDVKDTLLKVRRSVGEQYCSEAERAGLKLPATQVETAFRQAYRQQSRLFPNYGRAQGMDSQVWWTGLVRGTFAQCGVDDHALLDRLANNLYYNFCGPENWEVFPDSKSTLKFCAALGLKQGVVSNFDKRLEGILRGCGLLTPFSFLLTSEEAGVAKPDPAIFTQALERCGVQASSVVHVGDHYVNDYLTSRSLGIRGYLLDRQDCHRHLDVPTRHRLQTLDELPARLQQDSD from the exons ATGCGAGTGTCAGTGCGTTGGGTATTATGGGATGTGAAGGACACACTGTTAAAGGTCCGTCGCTCGGTCGGGGAGCAGTACTGCAGCGAAGCGGAGCGAGCAGGACTAAAGCTGCCAGCTACACAAGTAGAAACTGCCTTCAGGCAAGCTTACCGGCAGCAATCACGCCTATTTCCCAACTATGGCAGAGCTCAGGGAATGGACAGCCAGGTCTGGTGGACTGGACTAGTGAGGGGTACTTTTGCCCAGTGTGGGGTAGATGACCATGCTCTACTAGATAGACTAGCCAACAACCTCTATTACAACTTTTGTGGACCAGAAAACTGGGAG GTGTTTCCTGATTCTAAGAGCACCCTGAAGTTCTGCGCTGCTTTGGGACTGAAGCAAGGAGTTGTTTCCAACTTTGACAAGCGTTTGGAAGGAATCCTGAGGGGATGTGGCCTTCTCACTCCCTTCTCATTTCTTCTGACCTCAGAAGAAGCTGGGGTAGCTAAACCAGACCCTGCCATTTTTACCCAGGCGCTGGAGCGATGTGGCGTGCAAGCCTCCAGTGTAGTCCATGTTGGGGACCATTATGTGAACGACTACCTGACCTCACGCTCATTGGGTATTCGAGGTTACCTGCTTGACAGACAAGATTGTCACAGGCACCTTGATGTTCCCACACGACATAGGCTACAGACACTAGATGAATTACCAGCTCGATTACAACAGGATTCCGACTGA